From the genome of Candidatus Nitrosocosmicus oleophilus, one region includes:
- a CDS encoding DNA-methyltransferase, with protein MEKVRKEDRFKIDVIITSPPYNIGKNYSSYHDTKKTDDYLDWLLVVAQKSFWILKPNGSFFLNIGGTSAEPLIPFLVLNKFISAGYKLQNTIHWIKSISIEKEDIGNNNQICKTGFSVGHFRPIRSNRYLTNTHEYIFHFTKTGTQNLEKLSIGVPYQDKSNIKRWKSVEQDKRDRGNVWFISYPTIQSSRSHPAIFPEKLASLCIKLHGYLNKDFIVYDPFMGIGNTALACIELGINYIGTEIDENYINIANNMIVEKKKNLSKSK; from the coding sequence ATGGAAAAAGTTAGAAAGGAGGACAGATTTAAGATAGACGTAATCATTACTTCGCCTCCTTACAATATTGGAAAAAACTATAGTTCCTATCACGATACGAAAAAGACTGACGATTACTTAGATTGGCTACTTGTGGTAGCTCAAAAAAGTTTTTGGATTTTAAAACCTAATGGATCCTTTTTTCTCAATATCGGGGGAACCTCAGCTGAACCTCTAATTCCATTCCTTGTCCTAAACAAGTTTATCTCTGCTGGCTATAAATTACAAAACACCATTCACTGGATTAAATCCATATCTATTGAAAAGGAAGACATAGGGAATAATAATCAGATTTGCAAAACCGGTTTTTCGGTAGGTCATTTCAGACCAATCAGAAGTAACCGATATTTAACCAATACACATGAATACATTTTTCACTTTACTAAAACGGGAACCCAAAATTTAGAAAAACTATCAATAGGTGTTCCTTATCAAGATAAATCAAATATTAAAAGATGGAAATCAGTGGAACAGGATAAGAGAGACAGAGGGAATGTATGGTTCATATCTTATCCCACCATTCAATCAAGTAGATCACATCCAGCTATTTTTCCCGAGAAACTAGCTAGTCTTTGTATCAAACTACATGGATATTTGAATAAAGATTTTATAGTATATGATCCTTTTATGGGTATAGGTAATACTGCATTAGCATGCATCGAACTTGGTATCAACTATATTGGGACTGAGATTGATGAAAACTATATTAACATAGCTAATAATATGATCGTAGAAAAGAAAAAAAACCTCTCGAAGTCAAAGTAA